Genomic window (Phragmites australis chromosome 21, lpPhrAust1.1, whole genome shotgun sequence):
ATTTTGAAGAGTAGATGATGTAGCTAGGAAAATATTCTTGACCATATGCTTATGTTAATGTGTTGGTTTTCTTCGTATTTGTGCATGAATCCAATCCATTAGCTGTAGATTAATCATGCATGTGTCTGTTTCTCCTTTTCTCATATAACTTTTTTAGCCCGTTGTGCTTGGGCGTGCTGTTGTATCTTTGTACTCCTAAGCTTTTGAGTAATAAAGATCATTCAGGTCGGCGTAAGCCTACCGTAGTTTCCTCAAaaaagcttaatcatgcatataTAGTCGATGAAGCAACAAGAAATAAAACTACTATCAATTTCATAAAAGATATCCAATGGTATGTCTTATTGGTAGgttcttcattttcttttgaCATAATGAAGATCTAACTACTCCTAGAACTTGTTCGTTTTCAACCTTGCCAAAAATTGTGGAACCTTGAGCAATGTACATTCAAAACTATAAGTTGAACACACTAGCTGTGTGCCAAATTCAATACTTAATAGATGGTGTTTTGGCAGATTAATTAGTTGTGTGGATATAATATTCAAATTCAATACTTGATAGATGGTATTTTGGCAGACTAATTATGCATCGTTTAACAACCAAATCACCCTGAAAGCAAAACTACTCTATGTAATAAGAAGCTGATACGAACCTCTGGAGCATATAAACATAAAACTGTAGAGCTACCCATGCCACAGGCGCGAGCACCGAATAGAAGAGCCGTTGTCAACGACTCATTCTGATGAACCACGAGTGGTCCAAGGAAAGAACAGCATGCAAACATCATGATCCACATTGTAGCTTTCCGGCCAAACCAATCAACAATAACAGCAGAAATAATTAAGCCTGGAAACTCTGGTACAAAGATAGGGATGCCATGAGTTATGGGATATTCCACAGCGAGCCATAATGGGAGAACAAATTTGTGGAACCTACTGTATTATACCTGCTAAACTAGTGATAAAAACATCTTTGTAAAGATTGACATCTTTTTGGTGAGCCTCAATTTTTTTACCAGATGCGCATCTTCTGTTTGCATCACTCAGCTGCGATGTTAACAATACTAGCCCGTAATAAGCGAAGGAATTTGCGAACCAAACAAACCAAATAAGAAGAGTTGATCTGACCAATTTACGCGATAATAGCATTCGCAGTGCAGGAATACCACCAGGTTTGGAGCTCATGGCATTGCCAACTGTACATTCATTCTCTCTGACATGAAGGTGGTCATCCTCAGAAGTAAGCATGATGTGGTCAGTTTGTGTATCTCTATGGTATGTGAGAACTCCCGGAGGAAGAGCTACTTTATTTGCTTTGGCCATTCTTTCCAGAACAAGCGTCGCCTTGGACATTCTATTTTGTACACAAAGATAGCGTGGTGACTCAGGTGTAATGGCAAAgaaaagaagcaaaagaaagCATGGAAGGGCGGTGAATGCCAGCAACCATCTCCAACTCAACTTCTCTATGACAACCTGCATTAAAAATACAAATGAACAAAGTTATAAGAAAACATGccagtataaaatatatatcagAAACAAAAGCATATTAGATCAAAGTTTAACTGAATTCAGTTATTTTGAGTTGATGTAGGAAGGTTTGTTTCTGTTTCGCTATTGGAAATGGGGTAAGGCCTGGATCGGAAAGAAAAGACGTTATGGGCTTTGTGGAATTGCAGCCAACTGCATAGGAGATAATGGGGCGTTGGATGTATTGAGCTTAATGCGCCAATTGGTTCACCTAAAAGCTTAGGCCAAGTAAATGTGAGCAATATTTAGTTTAAGAACTTAGTACTTCTTGGATTTGATACTGTATTTTGTTTTATTCACCAACCAATTCACCCAAAAACTTAATCTGATTAGGAAAGTGAGCAATAAATTGATACTTCAATGTGATGTGATCGGATGGGGTAGCGAGCTCTAGATGAACTTGACTCACCCTCCAGGATGCTGGCCAGGATTATCCCTTGCCACGTGCCTAGAAGGCATGGATATGGTACGTATATAGTATATTGCAACCATTTTTCAGTCTCTCTTGATCGACTCCTTAAGTAATGACGAAGGTCTCCCTTTTATAGAGCCTCTTTAACAAAGGATACTAAAGATAAGAAAAGAAACAACCAAATCCAATAAAATGTTATCAAATCCATAACTACGTAAATTAGCTAACTTAGGCCAAAAGGAAGCTATCTGACCTACTTATGCACTAAGGTGCGGTTTGGCCATGTGCCAAGCACTATGGCTACACCTCCTGGCTCCTGATTGTCAAGGATGACGTTGCTGATAGCGATATCCCAAAAGGCGCCCGAAACAAAGAAGATTTTATTTTCAGATGGCACACATTAGGATATCGTAAGAATTGGTACagaaataataatatatcacACTTAGCATGCAAATGATAACTATGATTGTGTGAAAGAAGTCGCAGCACAACGCCCCAAGAAACATTAATGCCCTGCATGACAGTGACATGGAgtatttaaaaaatttgttgTTTCAGAAGCCTGCTCCAACATATTCCTCTACAGAATTAAAGAACACAAGCATCCCCATGGATATGTAAATGCAATATCTCTGAAATTTACTCCTCGTTATGTTTCAAATTTTCTACATACGATGAGTGCAATAGGGAAACAAATTTAGCATGAAAAGGGCAAGCTATGAGTTGCAATAAAGGAAGAAAAAATGTCATACCCATGCAAGTGAAGCCTCCAAGATTGTGCCGATAGtccaaaagaaggaaaaaacaatCATCCAAGCTCCACGATTTTTTGCAGGAACAAACTCCAAAAACCAAGATGAAAACACATGTGCGCCACCCACTCCTACGCCGACGAGAAACCGAAGAGCCAGCAGGGATATGTAGTTAGGAGATAAAGCACTTAAAAGTCCTGCTCCTGTAGTAAGAAGAATTGAAAACAATAAAGCAGTCctgcaataaaaaaaatgcaaggtTTATCTCACTTATGCTTGACATATAGGAAGCCAAAACATAGTAAATAATGGTATTGAAAAAGTTCCCTAGGTCAATATATACACCTTTATACTTTCAAGCTAGTCCAAATTAGATCTTGTACTACAAAACTTGAATACCGGCAAATAACTCCTTATCAATGGTTTGTTGACTCAGAGAACAGAGCCCAATCGGATGCCACATTGCCACATAAGCAAATCCACTACATGTTCCACCGCCAGGATCAAAATTGCATCAATTTAATAcattgtgggggggggggggggttaactAACCAATTTTGTAGCAGAGGGTCCAATCTGAACATTGTGAAATTATAGGACGTACAAAGAGATCCACTATGAGAGGAAACCCTAACTCATAAGGAGACAAAACATATCGCTCTATGACATCAACAACAGTTGGCCTGTTTGATTTTCTTAACATTTGTAGTTAAGTCTAGGCACTTTTGATGATCACAAATTTTTCATCAGATGTGCGTTTTCAGTTTTGTTTGCATACTATGTTCTATATGACGAGCTTAGCAAAATGAGACACATATTGTTTAATTTAGAGACGCATATATCTCAAGTAAGTTACACATACAGCTGCTAATAATTTGCATATAAAGCTTATAGCACTTAACCTTCAAATCAAACTTGACAACCGgacatcaagaaaaatatggcAGTCAAATGTTTAACAACAGAACTATTACGATTTGAGGTCACAATGTAATCATGGGGCCCTTCGGATTGTtggaaaaaataaactaatatcTTGTTAATCCTAATTCCTAAAGGCTTGTAGTTGAAAACAGAAACAAGAAAGTGATTGCAGGAGCAGATCCTCCTTACCTTCTTCCATATTTGTCGGAGAGGAAGCCCCAGGCACAGGCTCCTATCAGCATGCCAGCAAAGACAACACTTGAGAGCAGGCTCTCATGCTGAGGAGAAACATTCCACTGTTGCCGCACCAATGGTCCAAGGAACGACAACAGCATGAGCT
Coding sequences:
- the LOC133903495 gene encoding organic cation/carnitine transporter 7-like isoform X2 gives rise to the protein METYTTDDALTAMGFGRFQALVLVYAGTGWLTDAMELMLLSFLGPLVRQQWNVSPQHESLLSSVVFAGMLIGACAWGFLSDKYGRRTALLFSILLTTGAGLLSALSPNYISLLALRFLVGVGVGGAHVFSSWFLEFVPAKNRGAWMIVFSFFWTIGTILEASLAWVVIEKLSWRWLLAFTALPCFLLLLFFAITPESPRYLCVQNRMSKATLVLERMAKANKVALPPGVLTYHRDTQTDHIMLTSEDDHLHVRENECTVGNAMSSKPGGIPALRMLLSRKLVRSTLLIWFVWFANSFAYYGLVLLTSQLSDANRRCASGKKIEAHQKDVNLYKDVFITSLAEFPGLIISAVIVDWFGRKATMWIMMFACCSFLGPLVVHQNESLTTALLFGARACGMGSSTVLCLYAPEVYPTSARSTGVGIATAIGKIGGIVCPLIAVGMLRSCHQMEAVVVFELVLGLAGVACILFPVETKGREMK
- the LOC133903495 gene encoding organic cation/carnitine transporter 7-like isoform X3, which translates into the protein MPFTLLNRQVLLIAMETYTTDDALTAMGFGRFQALVLVYAGTGWLTDAMELMLLSFLGPLVRQQWNVSPQHESLLSSVVFAGMLIGACAWGFLSDKYGRRTALLFSILLTTGAGLLSALSPNYISLLALRFLVGVGVGGAHVFSSWFLEFVPAKNRGAWMIVFSFFWTIGTILEASLAWVVIEKLSWRWLLAFTALPCFLLLLFFAITPESPRYLCVQNRMSKATLVLERMAKANKVALPPGVLTYHRDTQTDHIMLTSEDDHLHVRENECTVGNAMSSKPGGIPALRMLLSRKLLSDANRRCASGKKIEAHQKDVNLYKDVFITSLAEFPGLIISAVIVDWFGRKATMWIMMFACCSFLGPLVVHQNESLTTALLFGARACGMGSSTVLCLYAPEVYPTSARSTGVGIATAIGKIGGIVCPLIAVGMLRSCHQMEAVVVFELVLGLAGVACILFPVETKGREMK
- the LOC133903495 gene encoding organic cation/carnitine transporter 7-like isoform X4, whose product is MEEGAGLLSALSPNYISLLALRFLVGVGVGGAHVFSSWFLEFVPAKNRGAWMIVFSFFWTIGTILEASLAWVVIEKLSWRWLLAFTALPCFLLLLFFAITPESPRYLCVQNRMSKATLVLERMAKANKVALPPGVLTYHRDTQTDHIMLTSEDDHLHVRENECTVGNAMSSKPGGIPALRMLLSRKLVRSTLLIWFVWFANSFAYYGLVLLTSQLSDANRRCASGKKIEAHQKDVNLYKDVFITSLAEFPGLIISAVIVDWFGRKATMWIMMFACCSFLGPLVVHQNESLTTALLFGARACGMGSSTVLCLYAPEVYPTSARSTGVGIATAIGKIGGIVCPLIAVGMLRSCHQMEAVVVFELVLGLAGVACILFPVETKGREMK
- the LOC133903495 gene encoding organic cation/carnitine transporter 7-like isoform X1 codes for the protein MPFTLLNRQVLLIAMETYTTDDALTAMGFGRFQALVLVYAGTGWLTDAMELMLLSFLGPLVRQQWNVSPQHESLLSSVVFAGMLIGACAWGFLSDKYGRRTALLFSILLTTGAGLLSALSPNYISLLALRFLVGVGVGGAHVFSSWFLEFVPAKNRGAWMIVFSFFWTIGTILEASLAWVVIEKLSWRWLLAFTALPCFLLLLFFAITPESPRYLCVQNRMSKATLVLERMAKANKVALPPGVLTYHRDTQTDHIMLTSEDDHLHVRENECTVGNAMSSKPGGIPALRMLLSRKLVRSTLLIWFVWFANSFAYYGLVLLTSQLSDANRRCASGKKIEAHQKDVNLYKDVFITSLAEFPGLIISAVIVDWFGRKATMWIMMFACCSFLGPLVVHQNESLTTALLFGARACGMGSSTVLCLYAPEVYPTSARSTGVGIATAIGKIGGIVCPLIAVGMLRSCHQMEAVVVFELVLGLAGVACILFPVETKGREMK